One genomic segment of Mus pahari chromosome 4, PAHARI_EIJ_v1.1, whole genome shotgun sequence includes these proteins:
- the Gpsm2 gene encoding G-protein-signaling modulator 2 isoform X1, giving the protein MEGNLISMREDHSFHVRYRMEASCLELALEGERLCKSGDCRAGVSFFEAAVQVGTEDLKTLSAIYSQLGNAYFYLHDYAKALEYHHHDLTLARTIGDQLGEAKASGNLGNTLKVLGNFDEAIVCCQRHLDISRELNDKVGEARALYNLGNVYHAKGKSFGCPGPQDSGEFPEDMRNALQAAVDLYEENLSLVTALGDRAAQGRAFGNLGNTHYLLGNFRDAVIAHEQRLLIAKEFGDKAAERRAYSNLGNAYIFLGEFETASEYYKKTLLLARQLQDRAVEAQSCYSLGNTYTLLQDYEKAIDYHLKHLAIAQELKDRIGEGRACWSLGNAYTALGNHDQAMHFAEKHLEISREVGDKSGELTARLNLSDLQMVLGLSYSTNNSMMSENIEIDGSLHGAGAKLGRRHSMENMELMKLTPEKVPNWNSEILAKQKPLIAKQSAKLLFVNRLRGKKYKSGSTCTKVLHDASNSVDHRAPHSQKKISSETIGDEGFFDLLRRFQSNRMDDQRCHLQGNCRTTSTAAASATPKLMKAPPVSVVSPNTDEFLDLLASSQSRRLDDQRASFSNLPGLRLTKGNNPSVLERLMTNDKKEPDEDFFDILVKCQGSRLDDQRCAPPPAATKGPTVPDEDFFSLILRSQAKRMDEQRVLLQRGPNRDSEFGLKELLQNNTLLEFKHSGK; this is encoded by the exons AATGGAAGCTTCTTGCCTTGAGCTGGCCTTGGAAGGAGAACGACTATGTAAATCAGGGGACTGCCGTGCTGGCGTGTCATTTTTTGAAGCCGCAGTTCAAGTTGGAACTGAAGACCTCAAAACACTCAGTGCTATTTACAGCCAACTGGGCAACGCTTACTTCTACTTACATGACTATGCCAAAGCACTAGAATACCACCACCATGACTTAACTCTTGCAAG GACTATTGGAGACCAACTTGGGGAAGCTAAAGCCAGTGGCAATCTTGGAAACACATTAAAAGTGCTTGGGAATTTTGATGAAGCGATAGTGTGTTGCCAGCGACACCTGGATATCTCCAGAGAGCTTAATGACAAG GTGGGAGAAGCAAGAGCACTCTACAATCTTGGAAATGTCTATCACGCCAAAGGGAAAAGCTTTGGTTGCCCGGGGCCGCAGGATTCGGGAGAGTTTCCAGAAGACATGAGGAATGCCCTACAGGCAGCTGTGGATCTCTATGA GGAAAACCTGTCGTTAGTAACTGCTCTAGGTGACCGAGCAGCCCAGGGACGAGCCTTTGGGAACCTTGGCAACACACACTACCTCCTCGGCAACTTCAGGGATGCAGTTATAGCTCACGAGCAG CGCCTCCTAATTGCAAAGGAGTTCGGAGATAAGGCGGCTGAGAGAAGAGCTTACAGCAACCTCGGAAATGCATACATATTCCTGGGTGAATTCGAAACTGCTTCCGAATACTACAA GAAGACACTGCTGCTGGCTCGGCAGCTTCAAGACAGAGCAGTGGAAGCCCAGTCTTGCTACAGTCTTGGGAATACGTACACTTTGCTTCAGGACTACGAGAAGGCCATCGATTACCACCTAAAGCACTTAGCAATCGCTCAAGAGCTCAAGGATCG GATTGGTGAAGGGAGGGCGTGTTGGAGCTTAGGAAATGCATACACAGCTCTGGGAAATCATGACCAAGCAATGCATTTTGCTGAAAAGCACTTGGAAATTTCAAGAGAG GTTGGGGACAAAAGTGGTGAACTGACTGCGCGGCTGAACCTCTCAGACCTGCAGATGGTTCTTGGTCTGAGCTATAGCACAAATAATTCCATGATGTCTGAGAACATTGAAATTGATGGCAGCTTACATG gTGCAGGCGCCAAACTGGGACGAAGACACAGTATGGAGAACATGGAACTTATGAAGTTAACACCAGAAAAG GTGCCGAATTGGAACAGTGAAATTCTCGCTAAACAGAAACCTCTCATTGCCAAACAGTCTGCAAAGCTCCTGTTTGTCAACAGACTGAGGGGCAAAAAGTACAAGAGCGGCAGCACCTGCACTAAGGTTCTCCACGACGCCAGCAACTCCGTGGACCACCGCGCCCCACACTCTCAGAAG AAAATCAGTTCAGAGACGATTGGAGATGAAGGATTCTTTGACTTGCTAAGACGATTTCAGAGCAACAGGATGGATGACCAGAGGTGTCACTTACAAGGAAACTGTCGCACAACATCCACAGCAGCTGCTTCTGCGACCCCCAAGTTGATGAAAG CACCGCCTGTCTCTGTGGTGTCCCCCAACACAGATGAGTTTTTAGATCTCCTTGCTAGCTCTCAGAGCCGCCGGCTGGATGACCAGAGGGCCAGTTTCAGTAATTTGCCAGGGCTCCGCCTGACAAAAGGGAACAATCCATCTGTACTTGAGCGCCTGATGACAAATGACAAGAAAGAGCCTGATGAAGACTTCTTCGACATCCTTGTAAAGTGTCAA GGGTCCAGATTAGATGATCAAAGATGTGCTCCACCACCCGCTGCCACAAAGGGGCCGACTGTCCCCGATGAGGACTTCTTTAGCCTCATTTTACGCTCTCAAGCTAAAAGAATGGATGAGCAGAGAGTTCTGCTGCAGAGAGGTCCAAACAGAGACAGTGAGTTTGGACTAAAGGAACTTTTGCAAAATAACACTTTGTTGGAATTTAAGCATTCAGGAAAATAA
- the Gpsm2 gene encoding G-protein-signaling modulator 2 isoform X2, with amino-acid sequence MEASCLELALEGERLCKSGDCRAGVSFFEAAVQVGTEDLKTLSAIYSQLGNAYFYLHDYAKALEYHHHDLTLARTIGDQLGEAKASGNLGNTLKVLGNFDEAIVCCQRHLDISRELNDKVGEARALYNLGNVYHAKGKSFGCPGPQDSGEFPEDMRNALQAAVDLYEENLSLVTALGDRAAQGRAFGNLGNTHYLLGNFRDAVIAHEQRLLIAKEFGDKAAERRAYSNLGNAYIFLGEFETASEYYKKTLLLARQLQDRAVEAQSCYSLGNTYTLLQDYEKAIDYHLKHLAIAQELKDRIGEGRACWSLGNAYTALGNHDQAMHFAEKHLEISREVGDKSGELTARLNLSDLQMVLGLSYSTNNSMMSENIEIDGSLHGAGAKLGRRHSMENMELMKLTPEKVPNWNSEILAKQKPLIAKQSAKLLFVNRLRGKKYKSGSTCTKVLHDASNSVDHRAPHSQKKISSETIGDEGFFDLLRRFQSNRMDDQRCHLQGNCRTTSTAAASATPKLMKAPPVSVVSPNTDEFLDLLASSQSRRLDDQRASFSNLPGLRLTKGNNPSVLERLMTNDKKEPDEDFFDILVKCQGSRLDDQRCAPPPAATKGPTVPDEDFFSLILRSQAKRMDEQRVLLQRGPNRDSEFGLKELLQNNTLLEFKHSGK; translated from the exons ATGGAAGCTTCTTGCCTTGAGCTGGCCTTGGAAGGAGAACGACTATGTAAATCAGGGGACTGCCGTGCTGGCGTGTCATTTTTTGAAGCCGCAGTTCAAGTTGGAACTGAAGACCTCAAAACACTCAGTGCTATTTACAGCCAACTGGGCAACGCTTACTTCTACTTACATGACTATGCCAAAGCACTAGAATACCACCACCATGACTTAACTCTTGCAAG GACTATTGGAGACCAACTTGGGGAAGCTAAAGCCAGTGGCAATCTTGGAAACACATTAAAAGTGCTTGGGAATTTTGATGAAGCGATAGTGTGTTGCCAGCGACACCTGGATATCTCCAGAGAGCTTAATGACAAG GTGGGAGAAGCAAGAGCACTCTACAATCTTGGAAATGTCTATCACGCCAAAGGGAAAAGCTTTGGTTGCCCGGGGCCGCAGGATTCGGGAGAGTTTCCAGAAGACATGAGGAATGCCCTACAGGCAGCTGTGGATCTCTATGA GGAAAACCTGTCGTTAGTAACTGCTCTAGGTGACCGAGCAGCCCAGGGACGAGCCTTTGGGAACCTTGGCAACACACACTACCTCCTCGGCAACTTCAGGGATGCAGTTATAGCTCACGAGCAG CGCCTCCTAATTGCAAAGGAGTTCGGAGATAAGGCGGCTGAGAGAAGAGCTTACAGCAACCTCGGAAATGCATACATATTCCTGGGTGAATTCGAAACTGCTTCCGAATACTACAA GAAGACACTGCTGCTGGCTCGGCAGCTTCAAGACAGAGCAGTGGAAGCCCAGTCTTGCTACAGTCTTGGGAATACGTACACTTTGCTTCAGGACTACGAGAAGGCCATCGATTACCACCTAAAGCACTTAGCAATCGCTCAAGAGCTCAAGGATCG GATTGGTGAAGGGAGGGCGTGTTGGAGCTTAGGAAATGCATACACAGCTCTGGGAAATCATGACCAAGCAATGCATTTTGCTGAAAAGCACTTGGAAATTTCAAGAGAG GTTGGGGACAAAAGTGGTGAACTGACTGCGCGGCTGAACCTCTCAGACCTGCAGATGGTTCTTGGTCTGAGCTATAGCACAAATAATTCCATGATGTCTGAGAACATTGAAATTGATGGCAGCTTACATG gTGCAGGCGCCAAACTGGGACGAAGACACAGTATGGAGAACATGGAACTTATGAAGTTAACACCAGAAAAG GTGCCGAATTGGAACAGTGAAATTCTCGCTAAACAGAAACCTCTCATTGCCAAACAGTCTGCAAAGCTCCTGTTTGTCAACAGACTGAGGGGCAAAAAGTACAAGAGCGGCAGCACCTGCACTAAGGTTCTCCACGACGCCAGCAACTCCGTGGACCACCGCGCCCCACACTCTCAGAAG AAAATCAGTTCAGAGACGATTGGAGATGAAGGATTCTTTGACTTGCTAAGACGATTTCAGAGCAACAGGATGGATGACCAGAGGTGTCACTTACAAGGAAACTGTCGCACAACATCCACAGCAGCTGCTTCTGCGACCCCCAAGTTGATGAAAG CACCGCCTGTCTCTGTGGTGTCCCCCAACACAGATGAGTTTTTAGATCTCCTTGCTAGCTCTCAGAGCCGCCGGCTGGATGACCAGAGGGCCAGTTTCAGTAATTTGCCAGGGCTCCGCCTGACAAAAGGGAACAATCCATCTGTACTTGAGCGCCTGATGACAAATGACAAGAAAGAGCCTGATGAAGACTTCTTCGACATCCTTGTAAAGTGTCAA GGGTCCAGATTAGATGATCAAAGATGTGCTCCACCACCCGCTGCCACAAAGGGGCCGACTGTCCCCGATGAGGACTTCTTTAGCCTCATTTTACGCTCTCAAGCTAAAAGAATGGATGAGCAGAGAGTTCTGCTGCAGAGAGGTCCAAACAGAGACAGTGAGTTTGGACTAAAGGAACTTTTGCAAAATAACACTTTGTTGGAATTTAAGCATTCAGGAAAATAA